The nucleotide window GCTGCTGATTGTGTCTGATCAAAGTGCTGGTAATTCTCTTTCTAATAACAACGATCATGGTAGAAATGTTCAGGAATCAGTGTCAGAGTGAACCATCTCAAGAAAGGGGAAAGCCTGCAGCTGTTGTGAGAGTTCCTTGTAGTTGAAGTGTTCGGAAGGGGTGCAGCCAAATAATTGTGAGGAGGTGTTCTTCATGTCCCTGAAAAATCAGAAATAACAATAGACAAATGGCGGGCATTTGCTGACAAATTAAACTGATCTCAGTTTTTAATTGAAGCCTAAAATTGATTGGTGTTTCTACTTGGGGCTGCTGGTATTGATTGATCTCTTTTAAAAGGCAATTGTTGATAAATTGTGGAGCACGAGGGTAGAAATATAAGCAGGAAATTCAAGTAGCATTATGTCTCATTGATCTTCATGTTGCCTGAAAAGCAGAGGCAGGTACTATACTCGATTGCTCTAGGCGTTTGTAACTTAACCTGACATACAAAGTCTAGTGTACATTATACTTTGATTATAGCTCATCAACTTAGCGTTAATGAGATACTTGATCATCCACTTCATTAATTCTGAACTCTAAACTGTGGGTAGTAGGAGGCAGAAGTAATTGTCTCATTCTAGGGGGAATAAAACTAGGGTTGCCATGGTCTTAGAGGTAGGATATTCATCATTCAAAGAAGGGGCGATTGTTTTGTGGAGATTTAGCCTATTTTCTAAATGCAATTGGTGTTGATTTGCCATATTTTCTTTATTCATTTACAAGCTGTCAATTTCCATGTTCATAACTTCATATGAATGGAGGTTACATGGGTCATACTTCCAAACTTCACAAAGAAATTCGTTGAAAATTGAAACTATTAAATGGagaaaaaagaataaaagaaagaAGCCAGGGGTTAAGAAAACTCCCTATATATGCCCTATGGGATCAGGTGTTAATTCCCGGAATTGGACCAGTTTAGCCGGTCAAActgatttaattgaaaattaGATTAGTGGTAAGTTCCATTCCTAtttcaaattctttttttttttttaaagaattatCCGCATAGCCAACCGATAAACTTATCCAAGGAAAAGGGCAATTACTTCATTGACGTTATGTGCGTGTTATTATAAGGACACTATTCCCAGATAAAATGACATACTATTCCCAGATAAAATGACGTCAGAAGAACAGCGTCGTCTGTTTTGGCTACATGAGATGAATCAATTACTCAGTCATTAACCTTATCAAGAAGTGCCAATCTTTCAAAACCATAAAATCTATCCATGCCCGCCTTGTGATCTCAAGCTCCTCGCCTCCTCGGCCTTGCTTTGAACTAGCTTTTGCGTTTCTACTTGCGATTTGGTTCCATCTCTCACGCTCACAAACTAGTTGATGAAACCTCGGAGCCAATTACATCTCTGTGGATTGCATTGATTCATGGGTTCAGTGAGTCACCAGTACCACATGCATTTCACTTtttataaatatgcattgaaactTTGCCTAAGTAGCTTATACTTAGCCGGTCTCAAGCCCGGATAAAGAAAGAGGGTTGCGGTAAGTAATAACCAACGCaaaaatttcatcacacctcatgatatggattcttatgatataaacgttggggcatcctctacttacgacgcgctatatcggagcccgggtgtaatgATAAATATGCAAGAGTGTAGGGCATTCACCGAAAGCAACGTGTCATGCAGACGCTCGGGTGTAGTGTTAAATGAGTAGGGGTtctcacatcatggacgggtgtgggtaaagaagttagtctataggacagatagtagaacagatagtggaataaaacacaagataggcatagagaataatagaagatatcatagaaggagatcaattaggaaggaacaggataggataAGAATCAGgcttggtacttggaatgttggatcacttacaggaaaactaATGTAGATTGTGGATATCTTGAaaaggagaatggtgaatattgcttgcattcagaagactaaatgggtaggatagaaaagcaaggaagtaggtaattcaggatacaaactgtggtttactgaaaagaagaagaataaaaacagagtgggcataatcatgataggacattgaaagataccgtaatagctgtgaaaagagtaggagatagaattatactagtaaagctagtactaaaaagagaaacaataaatgtagttagtacttatgccccatcaataggactagatagtgagagtaaacaaaggttttgagaagatatggatgatctaatgcaaagcataccaaatggatgatctaatgcaaagcataccgaataaagagaatgttttcattggtagagatttgaatggacatgtaggaagtaataggcaaggttatgagaatgttcatgaagGTTTTGGTTTCGGTAGCCAAAATGAGGAGGGGAAAAGCATTCTGGATTTTGTTATGGCGtgtgacctaatactagcaaatacctactttataaaaagggagtcacatttagtgactttcaaaagtgggcaacatagaagccaaattgacttcctcttaaccaggaagacaaatagagctctatgcaagaatTGTAAGGTCATTCTGGGAGATGCTTTAACAAGTCAagatcggttagtggtcttggatgtcaagtttaggaacaactcaagtaaggctagaagaaatattgtagctcgaataaagtggtgggagttcaaaggagtaaaacaagtgaagttcaaaaatgagcttcttgagtcttaaacatggaagctggatgtggaggccaatggtatgtggatacggatggcatcaaagattagagtagtagctagaaaagtacttgaagAGTCTAGAAGACAtgaaccaccctcaaaagagagatggtaatagaatgaggaagtacaaaaggcagtaaaAAGAGAGAGGGAATGgtgtaagaaattacctaagtgtgataataatgagtcgtatgaacagtacaagatagcaaagaaagaggcaaaaaaaatAGTTAGTGAAGCaagagcgcaggcctttgaaaagttatatgagaaactaggaactaaagaaggggagaaagatacttatagattagcaaggaggagagaaaaagaaatgttaagatctcaattaagttaggtgcattaaggataaagaaggaaaagtgttggtgaaagatgaggacattaaagaaagatggagaaattattttgatgatctttttaataatagtcaaagtggtaatagcgtaaatatagactacagaacaataaaaaagaatataaattatactagaagaattagatctttagaaataaaagaagcacttaagagaataaaagtAGGTAAAACCTGTGGACCCGATAGAATAGCAATTGAAATGtggaagtgttgggagatatggaagtagcatggttaactaaattgtttaataagattctaaatttaaagaaaatgtctgataaatggaggaagagtattttagtacctatttttaaaaataagggagacatacagagttactcaaattataggggaattaaactcatgagccataatgTGAAGTtgcgggagagagttgtggaacattgactacgtcatgacacttctatctctcccaatcaatttggcttcatacccggtcgttcaactatggaatcaatttttcttattaaaagCTTGATAGATAAatatagagatgaaaagaaatatttacgtatgatttttatcgatttggagaagactTATGATGGTATTCCAAGAGATGTTTTattgagagtgttagaacaaaagaggatatctattaggtacatacaagtgttgaaagatatgtatgaaggagtaactactattgtgcgcacagtgagaggggacacaagagattttactATCTCAGttagattacaccaaggttcagctgtaagccattacctttttacattagttctagatgaattgacgaaatatatacaagagagtatcccttggtgcatgatgtttacaaatgatatagttttgatagatgagatgcgagaaggagtcaatagaaagttagagctttggagaagtactctagagttaaaGAGCTTTAATTTAAGTAAAACaaaaacagaatacatgcattgcaagttcagtgaaagccgaactggtgatagagaagagttagtttggatggagtggtattgtcccaaagtaatcactttaaatatctcagccCAATCCTTGAAGTAGATGagagatgtgaggaggatgttagtcataggattaaagccggatggttgaagtggagatgtgctacaggagttttatgtgatcgcaagattcctaataagttgaaaggaaaattttactgtacagccatacgaccggccatgttatatggtagtgagtgttgagcaATGAAGGAgttgtatgtgtctaagataagagttgagaagatgagaatattaaagtggatgagtggccatactagactagataaagtccgtaatgagagtattagagaaaaggtaggagtggtgccaattgagaataagttgagagaaaggagattgaggtagtttggtcatgtgaagcgtagacatacggaggctccagttagataagtagagcacattgagttagaggatagaaagaaaagaaggggtcgacctaaactgacttgaaggagagtagtacaacatgacctagaaacattacacatttccaagaatttaacctaaaatcgtttagagtgtagaaagagaatccatataaccgACTCCAATAAGTTTttaggataaaagcttagttaagttgagttgagtataaataTGCATTGTGTTTtaataattaaatcttaatttcaaattaGACTTTGATTATGAGTTTGCATTGAATAGCTAAaccttaattttatattaattaaaattgactATATGAATCATTTTTCAGCCAGTTAATTTCATTTGAAATAGATTTGAAATCAATAATTATAAATCTTTTAATACCATTCATTCATTTCCATGTTATTTTAGGTTTCTCTTGCCGACAACCATATCAACTTAGACACTAGACTAGATTCAAGCTCTGGAATTATGTTAGATCTTGTTTTTTGGTATTCATTATGGTTTATTTAGTTAACATTAGATAAAGGGAGGGGTAAAAAATTAATGATGTTGATGCTAAAACAAAAAAATCTATTATATATCTAAGCCTGCAACAAGACTGCTGCAAAAGATAAAAACAGCAAGTTGTCTGCTAATCTTACATTTAATTCAATGAATATGTACATTGTAAGACTACGTGGAGCACTGTATCCATTGGTTTTTTTGAAGGCCGACAGTGCAGAAGCGACTAAAAAATTAGGCATAAAAAGCATAAATGCATTGCATATATTGCGAGACAGAATTTTATTCTTATAACTGGGAAAAAGTTAATGATTTTAATCTTAGAAACTAGAAAaagtttttttttctaatttttttaatgtaaagATGCATTTGCTTGATGGCATGGGGCTCCATTCCCTCACCCTTTTTCCAAAAGATTATCAGACAGAACAAAGTTTACAAAACCCCAAGTATCTTCTCCTTGCTCGATAAGTTTCCCTAATCAAAGTATTAATTAATGGCAATTCCATATCCTGGAAGGCAACTTCTTAAGGAAAGGACAAGAAAACTATAATGATTACAGAAAATGTCTTCCAAAAACAGAGCAATACCTTTGGACTAGCTCTCTCCGTGTCTGCAAAATCAACATTTTCACTTGTGGTGAAACTTTACAATACAGATATTTCAGAAtgaaaaaatttttcattttggaTTTTATAGGTGGCCATCTTGGAGAGGAATCCAATATAGTGGTGAATGCTTCTTAATTTGAAATCCAGCCACTGTTGCTTATTAATTACTTCTGACTACTGAGTACTGACCATGACCACACTCTCTCTCACCATTGTTATGTGCATTTCTTTTGGTCGTCACTATTCCCaacatcacttttcttgtctttatGCTATGATGTAGAAAACAACTGAAAGTGATAAAAGATGTGAATCTTTCTTTGCTAAAAGAAATTCAACTTCAAGaacctttttcttttcatttttgaggATGCTAAGCCCACCTTTTTTCATCTTAGTTCACACGCAGATCCTGAAACCCTAGTCCACAAAGGACCCTGGAAAAGCTCTGAATACCATGGAGTGCTGCTTAAGCTATGACTATACACAtgaaaaattctctcatttttatATCCATGGAAAATCTCTGAAGTGAGAATTTCCTTGAATGCTTTTTGAGTTAACTTTTGTTTAATAATGTACTGATAGGATGCATAATGAGGTTTTATCTATTCTAATTCTGTTCTTTGCTCAAATATTAGATTCAATACTTCATAGGGGACAATCATATAATTCAGGCTCTGAATTCAAAATTTCAGCAACTCATTTGTCAGACACTGACTTAGCAGTTTATTGCTTTGGCTGCTTAGATCTAACTGATTGAAATGATTCTCTCAACCTCTCTCTCTTCTCCTTTGATGCTCCATCTTTTAAGGGGAATCTCATTCTTCCTAAGTTTGTTGATGAACAAAAAATAGAGGGGAAAAAAAGCAAGCATAAAGGAAGAAGttagaaaaatgagagagaaaagTTGTACGCTGGTTGAAATTTTTCACTCTCCTTCAAAAATGGCAAGAAAGTTTGTCCAAACAATCATTTGGAAAAAAGTAAACTGGCAAAATTAAGAACAAAATTTTCCAAATATCTGAAGAAGTAGTGGAATTTTTTTGCTTTCTcttgtttttttatttattttattctttttcaTAATTGCTCTGCTTTCTTTCTATAGAAATCTTTGTTATTGGCACCTGCAGGCTGCATTATTATGTTGTTAAATCAGTATAACATCAACGAGGCATCATTTTCCCCTCTGAtgtattataaataaaatgttaattaaatttcATTGAGACCCTACGAATGTTTCAACAGATTTGAGGTATGAAAATATTCATGTGCATGAGGGTGAATGTTATCATTCAATGGATGATAAATCCATTCATGGAGTGTTGTATGATTATATGATGAAATTACTTAATTAGCAccctttaaattttatatatattgtgtGAATGGAAAGAGAGATGTTGTCAATCAATTCCAGACAAtgaataattggcataaaagatcTTGCTTGAACATCCAAATCTCACTGAGAATGAAAAATTGACATATTTCTCATGGGTATTGTGAACCTGTGAGCCATATATGGAATTCGAAGATTAAATATCTTCTTCTATAATCTATAATCAAGAAGTAAGAACACAACACgagaataaaaaattttcaattcatgACAAAACATTGAAAGTATAGAATCATTAGAAACAGAAGCAAACAAAATCTTGCAATTAACAACACACTTTAGTACGTTATAATTTTATAGTATTGTATGGATTGCTACAAAACTAAAACTTGGATTGGGGGGGCCTATcttcaatttccttttttttttttttaaaaaaaattccatTTACACAGTTGCATTTGAAGGGAATATCTTCCTGTATGCAGTTTTGGTTTGATGAGATCACAAGGACCAACAAAATTGACATCATATAGATGTCCAAACACTCTGCCATTTTTGTTCAGCTGCGGAGGATCTGTCAGTAGCGTGACCCAGAGATTCAGATTGAATATCTTCCTGAAGAACCCAAGCTGTAAAGATTTTCTCTTCATATTAGTCAAAAAAATGTTGTCTTTTCCCTGCTCTGTTGGGTTGCTGCTATGGCTTGTGGGGGTTTTCATACTCCACAGCCCAAGCCTCTTGCTTCTGATCCTTTCATGATCCTCAACCTCTTGCAAGACGACATGAACATTCTGCAATAACAGTAAATAACCTTTTTTAGTTCCCAGAAACGCAGATCAAAATTATCTTTATGAGAGAGAATAAGGAATTAAAGAAACTTACTCCCATGGAACATCTCCAACCAGCATCCAGTCACCATCTTTGTCCTCGTAAGTAGGAGCATATTCTGATCCTTTGTAGCCTTCTCTCTCTGAGTATTCACCTGGAGAAGTAACAATAAACTCATTAATTATTGatcatcacacacacacacacacacacacacacacacacacacacatatatataatacAAACATTTACCTATGGTGAACTTGAACATGTTCTCCAAGGCCTTGAGGAGCTCTGGATAACCTTGGTAAACCTTAAGGTCAATTTTTCTAAGGTATGGTGCCCCATCCATGCTTACTTTCACGTACATCACAGAAGATTCAGCCGCAGTCTGCTTGGGCTGCTGCAAACTATTTTTCCTGTAGGACCGAATTGGCGGCCACCCCACTGTGTGTGCTCTGAAAGTCACATGAACAAATCAGATCGATAAAGCATGCAGATATAACATCTGTAAGGATCTAATATAAAGACTTTTGACACAGAAAATCCTCTTACTTACTTAGGGGCAGGAGGTGTGTTGGGAGCATCAGATTTGGCTTTGGCTCCACCATTCTGATCTCCGGTCTCCGGCAATGGCCTCTTGTTGTTTCTAGCACAAGAAACTGCTTGTTCCTGATTTCTTTCAGTTCCTGGCAACCCAAGTCTGAGCTCAGTTGCCTTGAGGTTGAGATCATTCTCATAGGCAACAacgccttccattttttttttttccaacaaTTTTTTATCAATGACTTTTGGTTTGGTTTCTTGCAGAGAGAAAGGTTGGTTGAGTTTTTGAGTTTGTTATGGGAATGGGAATCAAAGAAGAAGTGTATTTTATAGAGAATACATGGTAAAGTGGACAAAAGAAAATGGGATTGTAATTCTGAAAAATGCATGATTTTTGGACAAAGGCAAACTAAAGCTGTCGGTAGCAAAAATGCAAAATAGCAAATAGCAGCAGTTTTTTGGCAACTTTGTCTACGCATTTGGGGGACAAGAGTGGGACAAGCACAGCCGCCCATATGGAAGACTTTTAAGAGGGTGCTTCAATTGGCGACGGTCCAGATGCTGTGGGAAGGAAATCAGAATCCTTGATAGCTTAAAAAGAGGGGGAAAAATGAGGAAACATCCCATGTGGGTGTGATGGGGTCCATATGGGTGTTGGGTATGGGCAAAGAATGACCATGTGGGACTAGAATTAGGCTGTGAGCATTGAATTTTTTTTGGGCTAATGGGTTCATCACAAGTGGGTTAACATGTGTACATCGGTCAGGGTCATGCCGGCTCCCTGacgtactttatatatatatatatatatatatatatatttatatttattatacatATATTCCATAATTATTCAACCTACCATGATAATTATCATAGTCTAATAGCATCTTAGACAAGTAGGTTaggtttcttttttattttaaaaaataaaaaaaataaaagttcaatataaaaaaaaaattaagaattcaaATTTTActgcttaattaattagtatatttacaatatttattcctattttgTCTTAGATACCTTCCCAATTTTCATTAGCAAGGCAGATTAGTTGTTgcatttgtattaattaaaaatttaaatcaatttgtTTAGTTAATCAGCCTAGCTAATTCGGTGcaatgtaattttatttttatttcaaatggtgcttattttaatttgctgaattaatataaatttatcgtcacttttaaatatttcaataatttatttactATCttaagaatttataaattgatttttttataaCAAAAGAAATCAATTGATTAATGAAACCGTTAATAACCAATAATTAACCGATTTGAttggtataatttgggtttgtaaatattaacAACGACAGTCCGTGATTTGATTAACCCAACTGTACCCACGAGGTGTCAATTGGTGTGGTCACAGATTATCAACATCAGGGGTCCATTGCTTGCTGTTGCTGCTGCAACCCACCCGTGTGCCTTCAAAACTAGGCCTGTATACGGTTCTTAGTAACCGAAGCAAATAAAAAAATGGTATCAAATCGTTAAAAATCATAttgaattgaatttattttaatattttaatttaattttaattctttattaagaatttaattgagaatcaaatttttatatatattttttttaattttttttaaatgtattatatatttttaatataattatatatatttatgtatatatatataattatgaattaaatataacttaataatttttttaataattttagttataaatatattaaattatcttattatttttaattataaatatactattatcttatattaatttatatatatattaattcttaattatatttgtatcttatagttaaatattatatgattaataaatagttaaaatgtatattatatgatatactattatattatataatatatttaattccaagttatatatgcaccttataattaaatattatataatttaggtatagctaaaagatatattatacaatatattatgtattaataactcaattcaaaacttaaatgctaattcaagtatgactttaa belongs to Hevea brasiliensis isolate MT/VB/25A 57/8 chromosome 4, ASM3005281v1, whole genome shotgun sequence and includes:
- the LOC110673200 gene encoding auxin-induced protein 22D, encoding MEGVVAYENDLNLKATELRLGLPGTERNQEQAVSCARNNKRPLPETGDQNGGAKAKSDAPNTPPAPKAHTVGWPPIRSYRKNSLQQPKQTAAESSVMYVKVSMDGAPYLRKIDLKVYQGYPELLKALENMFKFTIGEYSEREGYKGSEYAPTYEDKDGDWMLVGDVPWEMFMSSCKRLRIMKGSEARGLGCGV